The Montipora capricornis isolate CH-2021 chromosome 6, ASM3666992v2, whole genome shotgun sequence genome has a window encoding:
- the LOC138051410 gene encoding trichohyalin-like isoform X1 codes for MKECRHWKIPLNLSGICQDFMVREDGALAQRLQEEEFGNHYLRNRSERKTVREDVKAAKITYLEEVRNAQILPVAEVHNMEQTEQWLASDLQHKLRQEEVEVERRRKDAETRDEEIAKHLQEKESLKLERARQRRTERQQKEEEEGKMLSEALSKLKENGKNRVKHCEVAEIQTAPVPVGSRDRPVHTDDTKPHQKLSAKGSNSSRGSDNGNSMGEGTVVQLPRPAEGGRLECDRIIMADGTAIDLFDENDDSGVREKAHRRSRERQDEEFARKLQEEENKLLEQDRQAANDRRVALEYQDREFAKELQRREYVRLQKLKRERQLRRAQTVPPESTQSGNTGEIQALQRLPSYEESVVHRSQIPDLLQDELSFRKDQDDQGDNVSNHKQGIRVEGGSFGRDKAGLNRNSRASSQSSHSHSPGSTSLDRESSLHQHSDSPNHSPLSTLEWSLESTGEYIRHHSHRSSSSSTHSASQVPSVQSPITSPDTREAVWERLYEEGDDIPHNTRPQRILERRSTVASSAPSNFVTTELIGNGSTANGNECNIAELIDPTFNRQKSQNASESSPPGTLTGSESKAKAMPLIQPHRRRSTDKKKKDKEKECKQQ; via the exons ATGAAAGAGTGTAGACATTGGAAAATTCCACTGAATCTTTCCGGCA TATGTCAAGATTTCATGGTGCGGGAAGATGGAGCCCTTGCACAACGACTTCAAGAAGAAGAAT ttggAAATCATTATCTCAGAAATCGCAGTGAAAGAAAAACTGTCCGTGAAGATGTGAAGGCAGCAAAAATTACTTACTTGGAAGAAGTAAGAAATGCACAAATCTTGCCTGTCGCTGAAGTGCACAACAT GGAACAAACAGAACAATGGCTTGCAAGTGATCTTCAGCATAAGCTACGACAGGAG gaagttgaagttgaaagaagaagaaaagatgCCGAGACAAGAGATGAG GAAATCGCAAAGCATCTGCAAGAAAAGGAATCGTTAAAATTGGAGCGTGCAAGGCAACGTCGTACAGAACGAcaacaaaaggaagaagaagagggCAAAATGCTGAGTGAAGCTCtttcaaagctgaaagaaaatggaaaaaatcgTGTGAAACATTGTGAAGTGGCTGAAATTCAGACAG CACCGGTTCCTGTGGGTTCTAGAGATCGCCCAGTGCATACAGATGATACGAAACCTCATCAGAAACTATCAGCAAAAGGTAGTAACAGTAGCAGAGGATCTGATAATGGCAACAGCATGGGAGAAGGAACTGTCGTTCAGCTGCCGCGACCGGCTGAGGGAGGACGCCTTGAGTGTGACAGGATTATTATGGCTGATGGAACAGCTATTGACTTGTTTGATGAAAATGACGATTCAGGTGTCAGGGAAAAGGCACACCGAAGATCAAGAGAACGACAGGATGAG GAGTTTGCAAGAAAGTTGCAGGAAGAAGAAAATAAG CTGCTAGAGCAAGACCGTCAAGCAGCTAATGACAGAAGAGTAGCTTTGGAATATCAGGACAGG GAATTTGCAAAGGAACTTCAAAGAAGAGAGTATGTCAGGTTACAGAAACTCAAGAGAGAAAGGCAGCTGAGAAGAGCACAGACTGTTCCACCTGAAAGTACTCAGTCTGGTAACACGGGAGAAATCCAG GCCCTTCAGAGACTCCCATCCTATGAGGAATCAGTTGTCCATAGAAGCCAAATTCCTGACCTTCTACAAGACGAGCTCTCTTTCCGAAAAGACCAAGATGATCAAGGAGATAATGTCAGTAATCACAAACAAGGGATTAGAGTTGAAGGTGGATCGTTTGGAAGAGACAAGGCTGGCTTAAACAGAAATTCAAGGGCAAGTTCCCAAAGTTCCCACTCTCATTCGCCAGGAAGTACATCTCTTGACAGGGAATCCTCTCTGCATCAACACTCGGATTCTCCTAACCACTcacctctttcaacattggaaTGGTCGCTGGAAAGCACAGGAGAATACATCAGGCATCATTCACACAGGTCGTCATCCAGCTCAACGCATTCTGCCTCTCAAGTTCCATCGGTCCAATCTCCAATAACTTCACCAGATACCAGAGAGGCAGTCTGGGAAAGGCTGTACGAGGAAGGAGATGATATTCCACACAACACAAGACCGCAGAGAATTTTGGAGCGACGTAGCACTGTGGCCAGTTCTGCGCCTTCAAACTTTGTCACGACAGAGTTAATCGGTAATGGTAGCACAGCTAATGGAAATGAGTGCAACATTGCTGAATTGATAGATCCTACATTTAATCGTCAAAAATCACAGAATGCTAGTGAATCGAGCCCTCCAGGCACTTTGACAGGAAGTGAATCAAAAGCAAAGGCAATGCCACTCATACAACCACACCGCAGACGAAGCACGGATAAGAAAAAGAAGGACAAAGAAAAGGAGTGTAAACAACAGTGA
- the LOC138051410 gene encoding trichohyalin-like isoform X3, with amino-acid sequence MKSLVCFCRPNPRWEQTEQWLASDLQHKLRQEEVEVERRRKDAETRDEEIAKHLQEKESLKLERARQRRTERQQKEEEEGKMLSEALSKLKENGKNRVKHCEVAEIQTAPVPVGSRDRPVHTDDTKPHQKLSAKGSNSSRGSDNGNSMGEGTVVQLPRPAEGGRLECDRIIMADGTAIDLFDENDDSGVREKAHRRSRERQDEEFARKLQEEENKLLEQDRQAANDRRVALEYQDREFAKELQRREYVRLQKLKRERQLRRAQTVPPESTQSGNTGEIQALQRLPSYEESVVHRSQIPDLLQDELSFRKDQDDQGDNVSNHKQGIRVEGGSFGRDKAGLNRNSRASSQSSHSHSPGSTSLDRESSLHQHSDSPNHSPLSTLEWSLESTGEYIRHHSHRSSSSSTHSASQVPSVQSPITSPDTREAVWERLYEEGDDIPHNTRPQRILERRSTVASSAPSNFVTTELIGNGSTANGNECNIAELIDPTFNRQKSQNASESSPPGTLTGSESKAKAMPLIQPHRRRSTDKKKKDKEKECKQQ; translated from the exons ATGAAATCTCTGGTGTGTTTTTGCAGACCAAACCCGAGATG GGAACAAACAGAACAATGGCTTGCAAGTGATCTTCAGCATAAGCTACGACAGGAG gaagttgaagttgaaagaagaagaaaagatgCCGAGACAAGAGATGAG GAAATCGCAAAGCATCTGCAAGAAAAGGAATCGTTAAAATTGGAGCGTGCAAGGCAACGTCGTACAGAACGAcaacaaaaggaagaagaagagggCAAAATGCTGAGTGAAGCTCtttcaaagctgaaagaaaatggaaaaaatcgTGTGAAACATTGTGAAGTGGCTGAAATTCAGACAG CACCGGTTCCTGTGGGTTCTAGAGATCGCCCAGTGCATACAGATGATACGAAACCTCATCAGAAACTATCAGCAAAAGGTAGTAACAGTAGCAGAGGATCTGATAATGGCAACAGCATGGGAGAAGGAACTGTCGTTCAGCTGCCGCGACCGGCTGAGGGAGGACGCCTTGAGTGTGACAGGATTATTATGGCTGATGGAACAGCTATTGACTTGTTTGATGAAAATGACGATTCAGGTGTCAGGGAAAAGGCACACCGAAGATCAAGAGAACGACAGGATGAG GAGTTTGCAAGAAAGTTGCAGGAAGAAGAAAATAAG CTGCTAGAGCAAGACCGTCAAGCAGCTAATGACAGAAGAGTAGCTTTGGAATATCAGGACAGG GAATTTGCAAAGGAACTTCAAAGAAGAGAGTATGTCAGGTTACAGAAACTCAAGAGAGAAAGGCAGCTGAGAAGAGCACAGACTGTTCCACCTGAAAGTACTCAGTCTGGTAACACGGGAGAAATCCAG GCCCTTCAGAGACTCCCATCCTATGAGGAATCAGTTGTCCATAGAAGCCAAATTCCTGACCTTCTACAAGACGAGCTCTCTTTCCGAAAAGACCAAGATGATCAAGGAGATAATGTCAGTAATCACAAACAAGGGATTAGAGTTGAAGGTGGATCGTTTGGAAGAGACAAGGCTGGCTTAAACAGAAATTCAAGGGCAAGTTCCCAAAGTTCCCACTCTCATTCGCCAGGAAGTACATCTCTTGACAGGGAATCCTCTCTGCATCAACACTCGGATTCTCCTAACCACTcacctctttcaacattggaaTGGTCGCTGGAAAGCACAGGAGAATACATCAGGCATCATTCACACAGGTCGTCATCCAGCTCAACGCATTCTGCCTCTCAAGTTCCATCGGTCCAATCTCCAATAACTTCACCAGATACCAGAGAGGCAGTCTGGGAAAGGCTGTACGAGGAAGGAGATGATATTCCACACAACACAAGACCGCAGAGAATTTTGGAGCGACGTAGCACTGTGGCCAGTTCTGCGCCTTCAAACTTTGTCACGACAGAGTTAATCGGTAATGGTAGCACAGCTAATGGAAATGAGTGCAACATTGCTGAATTGATAGATCCTACATTTAATCGTCAAAAATCACAGAATGCTAGTGAATCGAGCCCTCCAGGCACTTTGACAGGAAGTGAATCAAAAGCAAAGGCAATGCCACTCATACAACCACACCGCAGACGAAGCACGGATAAGAAAAAGAAGGACAAAGAAAAGGAGTGTAAACAACAGTGA
- the LOC138051410 gene encoding uncharacterized protein isoform X4, protein MLSEALSKLKENGKNRVKHCEVAEIQTAPVPVGSRDRPVHTDDTKPHQKLSAKGSNSSRGSDNGNSMGEGTVVQLPRPAEGGRLECDRIIMADGTAIDLFDENDDSGVREKAHRRSRERQDEEFARKLQEEENKLLEQDRQAANDRRVALEYQDREFAKELQRREYVRLQKLKRERQLRRAQTVPPESTQSGNTGEIQALQRLPSYEESVVHRSQIPDLLQDELSFRKDQDDQGDNVSNHKQGIRVEGGSFGRDKAGLNRNSRASSQSSHSHSPGSTSLDRESSLHQHSDSPNHSPLSTLEWSLESTGEYIRHHSHRSSSSSTHSASQVPSVQSPITSPDTREAVWERLYEEGDDIPHNTRPQRILERRSTVASSAPSNFVTTELIGNGSTANGNECNIAELIDPTFNRQKSQNASESSPPGTLTGSESKAKAMPLIQPHRRRSTDKKKKDKEKECKQQ, encoded by the exons ATGCTGAGTGAAGCTCtttcaaagctgaaagaaaatggaaaaaatcgTGTGAAACATTGTGAAGTGGCTGAAATTCAGACAG CACCGGTTCCTGTGGGTTCTAGAGATCGCCCAGTGCATACAGATGATACGAAACCTCATCAGAAACTATCAGCAAAAGGTAGTAACAGTAGCAGAGGATCTGATAATGGCAACAGCATGGGAGAAGGAACTGTCGTTCAGCTGCCGCGACCGGCTGAGGGAGGACGCCTTGAGTGTGACAGGATTATTATGGCTGATGGAACAGCTATTGACTTGTTTGATGAAAATGACGATTCAGGTGTCAGGGAAAAGGCACACCGAAGATCAAGAGAACGACAGGATGAG GAGTTTGCAAGAAAGTTGCAGGAAGAAGAAAATAAG CTGCTAGAGCAAGACCGTCAAGCAGCTAATGACAGAAGAGTAGCTTTGGAATATCAGGACAGG GAATTTGCAAAGGAACTTCAAAGAAGAGAGTATGTCAGGTTACAGAAACTCAAGAGAGAAAGGCAGCTGAGAAGAGCACAGACTGTTCCACCTGAAAGTACTCAGTCTGGTAACACGGGAGAAATCCAG GCCCTTCAGAGACTCCCATCCTATGAGGAATCAGTTGTCCATAGAAGCCAAATTCCTGACCTTCTACAAGACGAGCTCTCTTTCCGAAAAGACCAAGATGATCAAGGAGATAATGTCAGTAATCACAAACAAGGGATTAGAGTTGAAGGTGGATCGTTTGGAAGAGACAAGGCTGGCTTAAACAGAAATTCAAGGGCAAGTTCCCAAAGTTCCCACTCTCATTCGCCAGGAAGTACATCTCTTGACAGGGAATCCTCTCTGCATCAACACTCGGATTCTCCTAACCACTcacctctttcaacattggaaTGGTCGCTGGAAAGCACAGGAGAATACATCAGGCATCATTCACACAGGTCGTCATCCAGCTCAACGCATTCTGCCTCTCAAGTTCCATCGGTCCAATCTCCAATAACTTCACCAGATACCAGAGAGGCAGTCTGGGAAAGGCTGTACGAGGAAGGAGATGATATTCCACACAACACAAGACCGCAGAGAATTTTGGAGCGACGTAGCACTGTGGCCAGTTCTGCGCCTTCAAACTTTGTCACGACAGAGTTAATCGGTAATGGTAGCACAGCTAATGGAAATGAGTGCAACATTGCTGAATTGATAGATCCTACATTTAATCGTCAAAAATCACAGAATGCTAGTGAATCGAGCCCTCCAGGCACTTTGACAGGAAGTGAATCAAAAGCAAAGGCAATGCCACTCATACAACCACACCGCAGACGAAGCACGGATAAGAAAAAGAAGGACAAAGAAAAGGAGTGTAAACAACAGTGA
- the LOC138051410 gene encoding trichohyalin-like isoform X2 — protein MAEIDESARPSVRQVCQDFMVREDGALAQRLQEEEFGNHYLRNRSERKTVREDVKAAKITYLEEVRNAQILPVAEVHNMEQTEQWLASDLQHKLRQEEVEVERRRKDAETRDEEIAKHLQEKESLKLERARQRRTERQQKEEEEGKMLSEALSKLKENGKNRVKHCEVAEIQTAPVPVGSRDRPVHTDDTKPHQKLSAKGSNSSRGSDNGNSMGEGTVVQLPRPAEGGRLECDRIIMADGTAIDLFDENDDSGVREKAHRRSRERQDEEFARKLQEEENKLLEQDRQAANDRRVALEYQDREFAKELQRREYVRLQKLKRERQLRRAQTVPPESTQSGNTGEIQALQRLPSYEESVVHRSQIPDLLQDELSFRKDQDDQGDNVSNHKQGIRVEGGSFGRDKAGLNRNSRASSQSSHSHSPGSTSLDRESSLHQHSDSPNHSPLSTLEWSLESTGEYIRHHSHRSSSSSTHSASQVPSVQSPITSPDTREAVWERLYEEGDDIPHNTRPQRILERRSTVASSAPSNFVTTELIGNGSTANGNECNIAELIDPTFNRQKSQNASESSPPGTLTGSESKAKAMPLIQPHRRRSTDKKKKDKEKECKQQ, from the exons ATGGCCGAAATAGACGAATCTGCGAGGCCTTCTGTGCGCCAAG TATGTCAAGATTTCATGGTGCGGGAAGATGGAGCCCTTGCACAACGACTTCAAGAAGAAGAAT ttggAAATCATTATCTCAGAAATCGCAGTGAAAGAAAAACTGTCCGTGAAGATGTGAAGGCAGCAAAAATTACTTACTTGGAAGAAGTAAGAAATGCACAAATCTTGCCTGTCGCTGAAGTGCACAACAT GGAACAAACAGAACAATGGCTTGCAAGTGATCTTCAGCATAAGCTACGACAGGAG gaagttgaagttgaaagaagaagaaaagatgCCGAGACAAGAGATGAG GAAATCGCAAAGCATCTGCAAGAAAAGGAATCGTTAAAATTGGAGCGTGCAAGGCAACGTCGTACAGAACGAcaacaaaaggaagaagaagagggCAAAATGCTGAGTGAAGCTCtttcaaagctgaaagaaaatggaaaaaatcgTGTGAAACATTGTGAAGTGGCTGAAATTCAGACAG CACCGGTTCCTGTGGGTTCTAGAGATCGCCCAGTGCATACAGATGATACGAAACCTCATCAGAAACTATCAGCAAAAGGTAGTAACAGTAGCAGAGGATCTGATAATGGCAACAGCATGGGAGAAGGAACTGTCGTTCAGCTGCCGCGACCGGCTGAGGGAGGACGCCTTGAGTGTGACAGGATTATTATGGCTGATGGAACAGCTATTGACTTGTTTGATGAAAATGACGATTCAGGTGTCAGGGAAAAGGCACACCGAAGATCAAGAGAACGACAGGATGAG GAGTTTGCAAGAAAGTTGCAGGAAGAAGAAAATAAG CTGCTAGAGCAAGACCGTCAAGCAGCTAATGACAGAAGAGTAGCTTTGGAATATCAGGACAGG GAATTTGCAAAGGAACTTCAAAGAAGAGAGTATGTCAGGTTACAGAAACTCAAGAGAGAAAGGCAGCTGAGAAGAGCACAGACTGTTCCACCTGAAAGTACTCAGTCTGGTAACACGGGAGAAATCCAG GCCCTTCAGAGACTCCCATCCTATGAGGAATCAGTTGTCCATAGAAGCCAAATTCCTGACCTTCTACAAGACGAGCTCTCTTTCCGAAAAGACCAAGATGATCAAGGAGATAATGTCAGTAATCACAAACAAGGGATTAGAGTTGAAGGTGGATCGTTTGGAAGAGACAAGGCTGGCTTAAACAGAAATTCAAGGGCAAGTTCCCAAAGTTCCCACTCTCATTCGCCAGGAAGTACATCTCTTGACAGGGAATCCTCTCTGCATCAACACTCGGATTCTCCTAACCACTcacctctttcaacattggaaTGGTCGCTGGAAAGCACAGGAGAATACATCAGGCATCATTCACACAGGTCGTCATCCAGCTCAACGCATTCTGCCTCTCAAGTTCCATCGGTCCAATCTCCAATAACTTCACCAGATACCAGAGAGGCAGTCTGGGAAAGGCTGTACGAGGAAGGAGATGATATTCCACACAACACAAGACCGCAGAGAATTTTGGAGCGACGTAGCACTGTGGCCAGTTCTGCGCCTTCAAACTTTGTCACGACAGAGTTAATCGGTAATGGTAGCACAGCTAATGGAAATGAGTGCAACATTGCTGAATTGATAGATCCTACATTTAATCGTCAAAAATCACAGAATGCTAGTGAATCGAGCCCTCCAGGCACTTTGACAGGAAGTGAATCAAAAGCAAAGGCAATGCCACTCATACAACCACACCGCAGACGAAGCACGGATAAGAAAAAGAAGGACAAAGAAAAGGAGTGTAAACAACAGTGA